Genomic window (Gadus chalcogrammus isolate NIFS_2021 chromosome 3, NIFS_Gcha_1.0, whole genome shotgun sequence):
AAGCGGAAGAAAACAATTCGTCTTCGACCGTGTTCTTCATTTAAATCTGTGACGCCAGTACGTTTCGCCCCCTTCCGGTGTCGTGTTGTACTGCGGCGGatgttgatgttttgttttggaGCCTACGAAACGATGTGAGCTGACGTCCCTGGGATTCATATTTTGGTCTTTTGTAATTGTTTCTCGATACGGTTTCTTCTGTTAGTCGGCATCGTGTCTCTCCCGGCAGTTGTACCGGGAAGCGCGAGGCCGAGTCTTGCGATGATGGAGGACTTTGATGAGATctatgaggaagaggaagaagaggaggacgaggacaggGCCGCAGAAGAGCAGCTCCTAAAGTACGCTCCGGACCCGGTGGTGGTGCGAGGATCCGGCCACGTCACTGTGTGAGTCACCGGCGAGGCTTGCGGGGAAAGGCAGTGGTCCCAAGGATGTGTCCGTAGTCACTTCTTTTATATTTAAGTTTCACTTTGGCACAGAGAAGATGTTAGCTTCTGGCTAACTGTCTCAAGCCTACAAGTTAGCATTAGCTCTCCTTGCTTAGAGGACTACCCCATTACCTTTAATGTAGCTATCATTAGCCATCTCTAGCCTTGTATGCTATAAACATAGCTAACGCGTTATCTTGTCTGGCATTATATTGTCCAATATGTTGAGATTTATTGTGAAGGCGGCAAAAGGTCTTGTTGTGTTCCTCGCTTGTGTCTTGCTGTTGCCACCAGCCTATTATGTTTCCTGCAGTATGTTTAGCCTAGCATACCCTGTGTTGTCATCATTGTCATCTGTTCAAAAAGCCGGCCACGGGCAAGTTTTAACGTCATCCTACTTCTTACCCTGACAGATTTGGACTTAGCAACAAATTCGAGTCAGAATTCCCATCGGCGCTTACAGGAAAGGTGAGCGTTTGGTTTCATTGAGATTTACTCGTAATCAAATTCTAaccaatattttatattttatctaTGTATATACAGTTTTCTATTATAATGTTTGAAACATATTGGGCAAAAATATGTAAAGCAGACATCTTGTTTGTGGCTTTCTTAAACAGCTAAATTATTGAGTGAACTATATCCTAAAGcacattaatatataataaatatatctgTAGTATTCTGATACCAAACAGCAAATATATACCACCCAAAGGAATTGTGAATATCATCTCTGCACGTACAATGGTAGAATTGTagtgtgggtatgtgtatgtgtgggttcaCGTTTGGTCTGGATGGTGGCCTGTGTTATCAGGTGGCCCCCGAGGAGTTCAAGGCCAGCATCAACCGTGTGAATGGCTGCCTTAGGAAGACCCTCCCTGTGAACGTCCGCTGGCTGCTCTGTGGCTGCctttgctgctgctgcaccctGGGCTTCAGTCTGTGGCCGGTTATCTGCCTCAGCAAGCgggtcagacacagacacaagtccattcatacacgcacgcatttttacacacacatatacaatcttacgcatgcacacatgacCACGCCAGGCTCACCAcattcatacatgcatacatactgacatacatacatatacacacgcaaatATACGCACGCACTcgacatacatgcacgcacacttaaACACTTAGACACTTacacctacacactcacacacatacacttttcATCTAATCATTCCATAATTTCACGATTAATTACTAAACAAAGACCAACGCTACCAACATAATGCTCCTATGCTCCCAAAATGGCGGCGGTCATTGCGCTGTGACGTTGCAGTGATTTGGGATTTACAACCAATTTGGCCACAGTTTTAAGCCCTGCATTATAGCAAAGACAATACAGTAACATGTAATATCCTTCTAAGTGGATGGCTGTAATTTACCCATATGCTATGAAATTGGGATAAATTATTCTGGCCTAAGTTGTAATAAAACTGTATTTATAGATTTTTTAATTAAACTGGCGGAAATCGGTAGATACACTGTACGTTTATGGCTCTTGATCTGTCTCTGATTGTCTTTTCCAATGTTTATGTTACTCTGGTATCTGGCAAATAAGCAGTACACCAGTGGGATCGTATTCCGTCCTTTGACATGCCTCGTATTTATATGGACAAAATATCCTGTGACTCTACAAAAATATGATGGTTtagcttaaaggggtagttcggaattttggacatagggcctgattccgaagtgagcattggtattctatatcactggagacagttttcaacacatttcattcagtccttctagttgcagagttcgctcgtgctaggctagcgcaagtcaacgggcaatgctagcctgctattaaaaacagtcttacccactccacagtacacccgagataaatcaattataacgccagactatagatttaaatgtctgtgttgatagaataatgttagaaataaaacgaaccttgcatcgcatgaatcatcgagggactactttctcagcagaagcggaattctactatgcgctggttaggtttgtaaccgaatcacgacagaagaacgtaaacagagaagcgtgggacagaagcgcaattgaacgactaggcaacatgatggttcagtgtgcttttagaaattgtagaaataaacggtacagatggccaccacaaagtttccaccaatttccagtgtgagatccagaaaggactcaactgtggcttgttgctgctggctttgacatcaaaacaccggctcgtacatgtacggttcgttggatacaacaaattcctcacaatcgtcttcaaaagcagatgcatcgctaactcctccaaacgtggccatatcttgttaatttaatacgcttgtagaattccttcgttcactgtactctgcgtttgtagcaatgacagcggcaggtaacctaggtatcagtccgccgctgccgtagcctacgtacaggaatataaacactgctgctgagaccccgcaattccctcaaaatgcaatgcaattcaAGGTTgcttttatttctaacattattctataaacagacatttagatttatagtctgtcgttataattgatttacctcgggtgtactgtggagtgggtaagactgtttttaatagcaggttagcattgcccgttgacttgcgctagcctagcacgagcgaactctgcaactagaaggactgaatgaaatgtgttaaactgtctccagtgatatagaataccaatgctcacttcggaatcaggccctatgtccaaaattccgaaccaCCCCTTTAATCTCATTACATGAGCAAGGTTCAATTTAACATAGTAAATAGAAGAAAATTATCTTGTTACAAAGtgcgttctttttttttatctgtgatTGTGTCCCCTATCTTAGACACGGAGATCCATAGAGAAGCTACTGGAGTGGGAAAACGGCAGACTTTACCACAA
Coding sequences:
- the chic2 gene encoding cysteine-rich hydrophobic domain-containing protein 2; protein product: MMEDFDEIYEEEEEEEDEDRAAEEQLLKYAPDPVVVRGSGHVTVFGLSNKFESEFPSALTGKVAPEEFKASINRVNGCLRKTLPVNVRWLLCGCLCCCCTLGFSLWPVICLSKRTRRSIEKLLEWENGRLYHKLCLHWRLSKRKCESNNMMEYVILIEFLPKIPIFRPD